A portion of the Colius striatus isolate bColStr4 chromosome 1, bColStr4.1.hap1, whole genome shotgun sequence genome contains these proteins:
- the MYF5 gene encoding myogenic factor 5 encodes MEVMDSCQFSPSELFYDSSCLSSPEGEFPEDFEPRDLPPFGAHEPPEPSCSEEEEHVRAPTGHHQAGHCLMWACKACKRKSTTMDRRKAATMRERRRLKKVNQAFETLKRCTTANPNQRLPKVEILRNAIRYIESLQELLREQVENYYHLPGQSCSEPTSPTSSCSDGMADCGSPVWSTRGSSFEAVYCSEMAHGYAAEQSSALSSLDCLSSIVDRLSPAEEPGLPLRDADSLSPSASIDSGPGTPGTPPPRRTYQAL; translated from the exons atggaggtgatggacAGCTGTCAGTTCTCCCCGTCCGAGCTCTTCTATGAcagctcctgcctttcctccccGGAGGGTGAGTTCCCCGAGGATTTCGAGCCCAGGGATCTGCCTCCCTTCGGCGCCCACGAACCCCCTGAGCCCTCCTGCTCCGAGGAAGAGGAGCATGTCCGAGCTCCCACTGGCCACCACCAGGCCGGCCACTGCCTCATGTGGGCTTGCAAAGCCTGCAAGAGAAAATCCACCACAATGGACCGGCGGAAGGCGGCCACCatgagggaaaggaggaggctCAAGAAAGTGAACCAGGCTTTTGAGACTCTGAAGAGATGCACCACTGCCAACCCCAACCAAAGACTCCCCAAAGTAGAGATCTTGAGAAACGCCATCAGATACATCGAGAGCCTCCAGGAGCTCTTGAGGGAACAGGTAGAAAACTACTATCACCTGCCGGGACAGAGCTGCTCCGAACCGACCAGCCCCACCTCCAGCTGCTCCGATGGGATG GCCGACTGCGGCAGCCCCGTCTGGTCGACGAGAGGCAGCAGCTTCGAAGCCGTCTACTGCTCCGAGATGGCCCACG GGTACGCCGCCGAGCAGAGCAGCGCCCTGTCCAGCCTGGACTGCCTCTCCAGCATCGTGGATCGCCTCTCCCCGGCGGAGGAGCCGGGGCTGCCCCTCCGCGACGCTGACTCCCTCTCGCCCAGCGCCAGCATCGACTCTGGGCCCGGGACGCCCGGGACGCCACCTCCCCGACGGACCTACCAGGCGCTATGA
- the MYF6 gene encoding myogenic factor 6, with amino-acid sequence MMMDLFETGSYFFYLDGENGALQQLEMAEGSPLYPGSDGTLSPCQDQMPPEASSDSSGEEHVLAPPGLQPPHCPGQCLIWACKTCKRKSAPTDRRKAATLRERRRLKKINEAFEALKRRTVANPNQRLPKVEILRSAISYIERLQDLLHRLDQQEKMQEIGGDPFSFSPKQGNIPGSDFLSTCSSDWQSVSEHSRALGVGPKEGGSVVESSASSSLRCLSSIVDSISSDEPKLPSAEEAVEK; translated from the exons ATGATGATGGACCTTTTTGAAACTGGCTCCTATTTCTTCTACTTGGATGGGGAGAAtggagctctgcagcagctggagatggCTGAGGGATCGCCACTGTACCCAGGCAGCGATGGCACCTTGTCCCCCTGTCAGGACCAAATGCCGCCCGAGGCCAGCAGTGACAGCAGCGGAGAGGAGCATGTGCTGGCACCCCCAGGACTACAACCCCCTCACTGCCCTGGCCAGTGTTTGATCTGGGCTTGTAAAACTTGCAAGAGAAAGTCGGCCCCCACGGATAGACGGAAAGCAGCCACCCTGCGGgaaaggaggaggctgaagaagATCAACGAAGCCTTTGAGGCTCTGAAAAGGCGGACTGTGGCGAACCCCAACCAGAGGCTGCCCAAAGTGGAGATTTTGAGGAGCGCCATCAGCTACATcgagaggctgcaggacctcTTGCACAGGCTGGATCAACAGGAGAAAATGCAGGAGATCGGGGGGGACCCCTTCAGCTTCAGTCCCAAGCAGGGAAAT ATCCCCGGTTCAGACTtcctcagcacctgcagctccGACTGGCAAAGCGTTTCCGAGCATTCCCGAGCCCTTGGAGTCGGCCCCAAGGAAG GAGGCTCCGTCGTCGAGTCGTCGGCCTCCAGCAGCCTTCGCTGTCTCTCCTCCATAGTGGACAGTATTTCTTCCGACGAGCCCAAACTGCCCAGCGCGGAGGAAGCGGTGGAGAAATAA